The Cloacibacillus sp. genome has a window encoding:
- the iadA gene encoding beta-aspartyl-peptidase yields the protein MFTLIKNAEIYAPEALGKKDLLICGEIVAWIGNDFPAENTMPDLKIIDAEGMYLTPGIVDGHVHITGGGGEGGPATRTPELALSEMIRGGVTTVIGLRGTDDVTRSMGALIAKANGLIAEGVSAWVMTGSYQLPIKTVCSGIRDDITLIDRVIGVGEVAISDHRSSQPTFEEFIQVAAAARVGGMFAGIGGQVNVHLGDGKDGIGYLFRAAETEIPISQFVPTHMNRNPELFEEARRYGKMGGYVDFTTSTTPQFIAEGEVPCSRALKIMLQDGVPASRISFSSDGQGSMPLFDEDGSYKGLTIGRVASNIEAFRDCVLQENISMEEALRVISTTTAEHHRLPRKGRVKEAFDADLLLLDKNLELKYVFARGRVMMDNGEVAVKGTFE from the coding sequence ATGTTCACACTGATCAAAAACGCCGAAATATACGCGCCCGAGGCGCTGGGGAAAAAAGATCTTCTCATCTGCGGCGAAATCGTAGCCTGGATAGGAAATGATTTCCCCGCGGAAAATACGATGCCTGATTTAAAAATCATCGACGCCGAAGGCATGTACCTGACGCCAGGCATTGTCGACGGACATGTCCACATAACCGGCGGCGGCGGCGAGGGCGGCCCGGCTACGCGCACGCCGGAGCTTGCGCTCTCAGAGATGATACGCGGCGGCGTCACCACCGTGATCGGCCTCCGGGGGACGGACGACGTCACGCGAAGCATGGGCGCGCTGATAGCAAAGGCAAACGGCCTCATTGCCGAGGGCGTGAGCGCGTGGGTGATGACCGGTTCATACCAGCTTCCAATAAAGACAGTCTGCTCCGGCATCCGCGACGACATAACGCTCATCGACAGAGTGATCGGCGTAGGCGAGGTTGCTATCTCCGACCACCGCTCCTCACAGCCGACCTTTGAAGAATTTATACAGGTGGCGGCCGCAGCGCGCGTCGGAGGAATGTTTGCGGGAATCGGCGGGCAGGTCAACGTACATCTCGGCGACGGCAAAGACGGCATTGGATACCTATTTCGCGCGGCGGAGACGGAAATACCCATATCGCAGTTCGTCCCCACCCACATGAACAGAAATCCCGAGCTCTTTGAAGAGGCGCGCCGTTACGGAAAAATGGGCGGTTACGTCGACTTCACCACAAGCACCACGCCCCAGTTCATAGCCGAAGGCGAAGTGCCCTGCTCCAGGGCGCTCAAAATAATGCTGCAAGACGGCGTACCCGCGTCGCGCATATCCTTCTCCTCCGACGGACAGGGCTCTATGCCGCTATTTGATGAAGACGGCAGCTACAAAGGCTTGACGATAGGACGAGTCGCCTCGAACATCGAAGCCTTCCGCGACTGCGTGCTGCAAGAAAACATCTCAATGGAAGAGGCCCTGCGCGTCATTTCCACAACCACCGCGGAGCATCACAGGCTCCCCCGCAAGGGCCGCGTAAAAGAGGCGTTCGACGCAGACCTCCTGCTCTTGGACAAAAACCTGGAGCTGAAATATGTATTCGCCAGAGGCCGCGTGATGATGGATAATGGAGAGGTCGCAGTTAAGGGGACTTTTGAGTAA
- the yfcC gene encoding putative basic amino acid antiporter YfcC produces MSQQQNKARWVPDTYIIIFFVVLFAALLTWTVPVGQFETKEIKYTIGASEKTRNVLVPESFKYKLDDNGQPVKQGIKIFEPYGETGVLNYTFEGFCSGDKWGSAVGVMAFILIVGGAFGIILRTKAVETGIKKMISKSKGMDKLIIPILFVLFSLGGAVFGMGEEAIPFVFIVVPVVISLGYDSIVAVMITYVATQIGFATSWMNPFSVAIAQGISQIPVMSAAGFRMFMWVFFTLLGTAYTWRYAMKIRKDPKLSPVYEADAFFRTDIKETELSDETFSTGDMLVILTIVAGMVWIIWGVVEKGYYIPEIATQFFIMGLVAGFIGVIFKLDGMKVNDIASSFRSGAADLLGAAMVVGMAKGIILVLGGDSPTELTVLNTILHNVGNAIAGVSPVVTAWVMYVFQSVFNFFVVSGSGQAALTMPLMAPLADIAGVSRQVAVVAFQLGDGFTNLIVPTSACLMACIGAARIDWATWAKWQIKFQGVLFLFGSLFVMGGVLIGLK; encoded by the coding sequence ATGTCACAACAGCAAAACAAAGCGCGGTGGGTGCCGGATACGTACATCATTATCTTTTTCGTTGTTCTTTTTGCGGCGCTTCTCACGTGGACCGTTCCTGTGGGGCAGTTTGAAACAAAGGAAATCAAATATACGATCGGCGCGTCAGAGAAGACGCGCAACGTTCTCGTCCCTGAATCTTTCAAGTATAAACTTGACGATAACGGACAGCCGGTCAAGCAGGGCATCAAAATTTTTGAACCTTACGGAGAGACTGGAGTTCTCAACTATACTTTTGAGGGTTTTTGCTCCGGAGATAAATGGGGTTCCGCCGTCGGCGTAATGGCCTTTATCCTCATAGTAGGAGGCGCCTTCGGGATAATCCTTCGCACTAAGGCCGTTGAAACAGGCATCAAGAAGATGATCTCGAAGTCAAAGGGCATGGATAAACTTATAATCCCTATTCTCTTCGTGCTCTTTTCGCTTGGCGGCGCGGTCTTTGGTATGGGCGAAGAGGCTATACCATTTGTCTTTATTGTTGTGCCGGTAGTCATTTCACTTGGTTACGACTCTATTGTCGCGGTGATGATAACCTATGTGGCGACGCAGATAGGCTTTGCCACCTCCTGGATGAACCCTTTCAGCGTGGCTATTGCGCAGGGCATTTCGCAGATACCGGTCATGTCGGCGGCGGGTTTTCGTATGTTTATGTGGGTCTTCTTCACGCTTTTAGGCACAGCCTACACATGGCGCTACGCAATGAAGATCCGCAAAGATCCAAAGCTTTCGCCCGTATACGAAGCAGATGCCTTCTTCCGTACCGATATAAAAGAAACCGAGCTTTCGGACGAAACATTTTCGACAGGCGACATGCTTGTCATTCTTACTATAGTGGCGGGCATGGTGTGGATAATATGGGGCGTCGTTGAAAAGGGGTATTACATTCCAGAGATAGCGACGCAGTTTTTCATCATGGGGCTTGTCGCGGGATTCATCGGCGTAATATTCAAGCTTGACGGGATGAAGGTAAACGACATCGCCTCCTCGTTCCGCAGCGGTGCGGCGGATCTTCTTGGCGCTGCGATGGTTGTTGGTATGGCGAAGGGCATCATACTCGTACTCGGCGGAGATTCGCCGACTGAGCTTACGGTGCTAAATACGATACTGCACAATGTCGGGAACGCAATCGCCGGCGTCTCTCCTGTCGTCACGGCGTGGGTAATGTACGTATTCCAGTCTGTATTTAACTTCTTTGTAGTCTCTGGCTCTGGACAGGCGGCGCTTACAATGCCTCTTATGGCTCCGCTTGCGGACATTGCCGGAGTCTCGCGCCAGGTGGCGGTAGTCGCCTTCCAGCTTGGTGATGGATTTACGAACCTAATCGTTCCCACTTCCGCATGCCTCATGGCCTGCATAGGCGCCGCGCGCATCGACTGGGCAACCTGGGCCAAATGGCAGATAAAATTTCAGGGCGTCCTCTTTCTTTTCGGCTCGTTATTTGTAATGGGCGGCGTGCTGATCGGGCTGAAGTAA
- a CDS encoding GntR family transcriptional regulator, with protein sequence MAGQNDSKAFETVQSYVTEMYANHKVRPGDCIYETSLAEELGLSRTPVRDALGRLVANGFLEQSPGKRGCRVPALEFDDMREAFEARESLEEKIGWLAAEKAQKSDIEILRFYNEQEIKFYDEGKKIEYIKANDLFHLSLSRIAKNRYIERSYSPVYWRTQLYVYYLGPFSKEEKVLFDMKDYNSDTPHEHAHIIEAVANRDPAAAAERCLEHIRATFTHRLSKQFSCPSDMFCKLLKLN encoded by the coding sequence ATGGCGGGCCAGAACGACAGTAAGGCGTTTGAAACTGTACAGAGCTACGTGACAGAGATGTACGCAAACCACAAAGTACGGCCCGGGGACTGCATTTACGAGACCTCTCTCGCAGAAGAGCTGGGGCTGAGCAGAACGCCCGTCCGCGACGCGTTGGGGCGTCTTGTCGCCAACGGCTTCCTTGAGCAGTCTCCCGGCAAGAGAGGCTGCCGCGTACCCGCGCTTGAGTTTGACGACATGCGCGAGGCCTTTGAAGCACGCGAGAGTCTGGAGGAAAAAATAGGCTGGCTCGCTGCGGAAAAGGCGCAGAAATCCGACATAGAAATACTACGCTTCTACAACGAACAGGAGATAAAATTTTATGACGAGGGCAAAAAGATAGAATATATAAAGGCAAACGACCTCTTCCATCTCAGCCTCTCTCGGATAGCGAAAAACCGCTATATCGAACGCAGCTACAGCCCGGTCTATTGGCGCACACAGCTCTACGTCTACTACCTTGGCCCTTTCAGCAAAGAAGAGAAGGTCCTATTTGACATGAAAGACTATAACAGCGACACACCGCACGAACACGCCCATATCATAGAGGCCGTGGCAAACAGGGACCCGGCAGCCGCCGCGGAAAGATGCCTGGAGCACATCCGCGCTACCTTCACGCACAGGCTCTCAAAGCAGTTTAGCTGCCCCTCTGACATGTTTTGCAAGCTACTTAAATTGAATTGA